The following proteins come from a genomic window of Streptomyces liliiviolaceus:
- a CDS encoding LppU/SCO3897 family protein, translating into MTTPPPQGQNPFAQGQPAEGNPYGQQQPPQGNPYGQQPPQGYPQHPNAPYAPVTPEPPKRNLKKYLRFAIPVVVLIVAVGGWIASRDDASSAKVGDCMSIGNPNSTTDPELEVVDCGDSKAAYKVEQKKSDNSGCDRTKYAEYTETGGSSDFTLCLSEYSAKK; encoded by the coding sequence GTGACCACGCCGCCGCCGCAGGGCCAGAATCCGTTCGCTCAGGGCCAGCCGGCCGAGGGAAATCCCTACGGGCAGCAGCAGCCGCCCCAGGGCAACCCCTACGGCCAGCAGCCCCCGCAGGGCTACCCGCAGCACCCGAACGCTCCCTACGCCCCGGTCACGCCCGAGCCGCCGAAGCGCAACCTGAAGAAGTACCTGCGCTTCGCCATCCCGGTCGTCGTCCTCATAGTCGCCGTGGGCGGCTGGATCGCGAGCCGCGACGACGCGTCGAGCGCCAAGGTCGGCGACTGCATGAGCATCGGTAACCCGAACAGCACCACCGACCCGGAGCTTGAGGTCGTGGACTGCGGCGACTCCAAGGCCGCGTACAAGGTCGAGCAGAAGAAGAGCGACAACTCCGGCTGCGACCGCACCAAGTACGCCGAGTACACCGAGACCGGCGGCAGCAGTGACTTCACCCTCTGCCTGTCGGAGTACTCCGCGAAGAAGTAA
- a CDS encoding CCA tRNA nucleotidyltransferase, which produces MSNANEDSPSALSQVQSRAVSELLRVSPVADELARRFQEAGFSLALVGGSVRDALLGRLGNDLDFTTDARPEDVLKIMRPWADSLWEVGIAFGTVGAQKEARVGDVVQSFEIEVTTYRSEAYDRSSRKPEVSYGDSIEEDLVRRDFTVNAMAVALPEKKFIDPHGGLGDLAARVLRTPGTPESSFSDDPLRMMRAARFGAQLDFEVAPEVVAAMKAMADRIEIVSAERVREELNKLILSAYPRKGLTLLVDTGLADRVLPELPALRLERDEHHRHKDVYDHSLIVLEQAMALEENGPDLTLRLAALLHDIGKPRTRRFEEDGRVSFHHHEVVGAKMTKKRMTALKYSNELVKDVSRLVELHLRFHGYGTGEWTDSAVRRYVRDAGPLLGRLHKLTRSDCTTRNKRKASALSRAYDGLEERVAQLQEQEELDAIRPDLDGNQIMKVLDIGPGPAIGQAYKFLLELRLENGPMEYDAAVSALKEWWAEQS; this is translated from the coding sequence GTGTCGAACGCCAACGAAGACAGTCCCAGTGCCCTGAGCCAGGTGCAGAGCCGCGCGGTGAGCGAGCTGCTGCGGGTGTCCCCCGTCGCCGATGAGCTGGCCCGCCGTTTCCAGGAGGCCGGGTTCTCTCTCGCCCTCGTCGGCGGCTCGGTCCGGGACGCCCTGCTCGGCCGGCTCGGCAACGATCTGGACTTCACGACCGACGCCCGCCCCGAGGACGTACTGAAGATCATGCGGCCCTGGGCCGACTCGCTGTGGGAGGTCGGTATCGCCTTCGGCACGGTGGGGGCGCAGAAGGAAGCACGCGTCGGTGATGTCGTGCAGAGCTTCGAGATCGAGGTGACGACCTACCGCTCTGAGGCGTACGACCGGTCCTCGCGCAAGCCCGAGGTGTCCTACGGAGACTCCATCGAGGAAGACCTGGTCCGCCGTGACTTCACGGTGAACGCGATGGCCGTGGCGCTTCCCGAGAAGAAGTTCATCGATCCACACGGCGGGCTCGGTGATCTCGCGGCCCGTGTCCTGCGGACTCCGGGGACCCCCGAGTCGTCCTTCTCCGACGACCCGCTGCGGATGATGCGGGCGGCGCGCTTCGGGGCGCAGCTCGACTTCGAGGTGGCGCCGGAGGTCGTCGCGGCGATGAAGGCCATGGCCGACCGCATCGAGATCGTCTCGGCCGAGCGTGTGCGTGAGGAACTGAACAAGCTGATCCTCTCCGCGTACCCGCGCAAGGGACTGACGCTGCTCGTCGACACGGGGCTCGCCGACCGCGTGCTGCCCGAGCTGCCCGCGTTGCGTCTGGAGCGGGACGAGCACCACCGGCACAAGGACGTCTACGACCACTCGCTGATCGTCCTGGAGCAGGCGATGGCGCTGGAGGAGAACGGCCCGGACCTCACCCTGCGTCTGGCCGCGCTGCTGCACGACATCGGCAAGCCGCGGACGCGTCGCTTCGAGGAGGACGGGCGGGTCTCCTTCCACCACCACGAGGTGGTGGGGGCGAAGATGACCAAGAAGCGGATGACCGCGCTCAAGTACTCCAACGAGCTGGTGAAGGATGTCTCGCGCCTGGTCGAGCTGCATCTGCGCTTCCACGGCTATGGCACCGGGGAGTGGACCGACTCGGCCGTCCGCCGCTATGTCCGTGACGCGGGCCCGCTCCTCGGCCGGCTCCACAAGCTGACCCGCTCCGACTGCACGACACGGAACAAGCGCAAGGCCAGCGCCCTCTCCCGCGCCTACGACGGTCTGGAGGAGCGCGTCGCCCAGCTCCAGGAGCAGGAGGAGCTGGACGCGATCCGTCCGGACCTCGACGGCAACCAGATCATGAAGGTCCTGGACATCGGACCGGGCCCGGCCATCGGGCAGGCCTACAAGTTCCTGTTGGAACTGCGTCTGGAGAACGGGCCGATGGAGTACGACGCCGCGGTGTCGGCTCTCAAGGAGTGGTGGGCGGAGCAGAGCTGA